Proteins co-encoded in one Rattus rattus isolate New Zealand chromosome 5, Rrattus_CSIRO_v1, whole genome shotgun sequence genomic window:
- the Pck1 gene encoding phosphoenolpyruvate carboxykinase, cytosolic [GTP] — translation MPPQLHNGLDFSAKVIQGSLDSLPQAVRKFVEGNAQLCQPEYIHICDGSEEEYGRLLAHMQEEGVIRKLKKYDNCWLALTDPRDVARIESKTVIITQEQRDTVPIPKSGQSQLGRWMSEEDFEKAFNARFPGCMKGRTMYVIPFSMGPLGSPLAKIGIELTDSPYVVASMRIMTRMGTSVLEALGDGEFIKGLHSVGCPLPLKKPLVNNWACNPELTLIAHLPDRREIISFGSGYGGNSLLGKKCFALRIASRLAKEEGWLAEHMLILGITNPEGKKKYLAAAFPSACGKTNLAMMNPTLPGWKVECVGDDIAWMKFDAQGNLRAINPENGFFGVAPGTSVKTNPNAIKTIQKNTIFTNVAETSDGGVYWEGIDEPLAPGVTITSWKNKEWRPQDEEPCAHPNSRFCTPASQCPIIDPAWESPEGVPIEGIIFGGRRPAGVPLVYEALSWQHGVFVGAAMRSEATAAAEHKGKVIMHDPFAMRPFFGYNFGKYLAHWLSMAHRPAAKLPKIFHVNWFRKDKDGKFLWPGFGENSRVLEWMFGRIEGEDSAKLTPIGYVPKEDALNLKGLGDVNVEELFGISKEFWEKEVEEIDKYLEDQVNADLPYEIERELRALKQRISQM, via the exons ATGCCTCCTCAGCTGCATAATGGTCTGGACTTCTCTGCCAAGGTCATCCAGGGCAGCCTCGACAGCCTGCCCCAGGCAGTGAGGAAGTTCGTGGAAGGCAATGCCCAGCTGTGCCAGCCAGAGTATATTCACATCTGCGACGGCTCCGAGGAGGAGTACGGGCGGCTGCTGGCCCACATGCAGGAGGAGGGTGTCATCCGAAAGCTGAAGAAATATGACAACTG TTGGCTGGCTCTCACTGACCCCAGGGATGTGGCCAGGATCGAAAGCAAGACGGTCATCATTACCCAAGAGCAGAGAGACACCGTGCCCATCCCCAAAAGTGGGCAGAGCCAGCTGGGCCGCTGGATGTCGGAAGAGGACTTCGAGAAAGCATTCAACGCCAGGTTCCCGGGGTGCATGAAAG GCCGCACCATGTATGTCATCCCATTCAGCATGGGGCCGCTGGGCTCGCCTCTGGCCAAGATTGGTATTGAGCTGACAGACTCGCCCTATGTGGTGGCCAGCATGCGGATCATGACACGGATGGGGACCTCTGTGCTGGAGGCCCTGGGCGATGGGGAGTTTATCAAGGGCCTCCACTCGGTGGGGTGCCCTCTCCCCTTAAAAA AGCCTTTGGTCAACAACTGGGCCTGCAACCCCGAGCTGACCCTGATTGCTCACCTCCCGGACCGCAGAGAGATCATCTCCTTCGGAAGCGGATACGGTGGGAACTCACTGCTCGGGAAGAAATGCTTCGCGCTTCGGATCGCCAGCAGGCTGGCTAAGGAGGAAGGGTGGCTGGCGGAGCACATGCTG ATCCTGGGCATAACTAACCCCGAAGGCAAGAAGAAATACCTGGCAGCAGCCTTCCCCAGTGCCTGTGGAAAGACCAACCTGGCCATGATGAACCCCACCCTCCCCGGGTGGAAAGTTGAATGTGTGGGTGATGACATTGCCTGGATGAAGTTTGATGCCCAAG GCAACTTAAGGGCCATCAACCCAGAAAACGGTTTTTTTGGAGTTGCTCCGGGCACCTCAGTGAAGACAAATCCGAACGCCATTAAGACcatccagaaaaacaccatcttCACCAACGTGGCTGAGACGAGTGATGGGGGTGTTTACTGGGAAGGCATCGACGAACCCCTGGCCCCAGGAGTCACCATCACTTCCTGGAAGAACAAAGAGTGGAGACCACAGGATG aGGAACCGTGTGCCCATCCCAACTCGCGATTCTGCACCCCTGCCAGCCAATGTCCCATTATTGACCCCGCCTGGGAATCTCCTGAAGGAGTGCCCATCGAAGGCATCATTTTTGGTGGCCGTAGACCTGCAG GTGTCCCCCTTGTCTACGAAGCTCTCAGCTGGCAGCATGGGGTGTTTGTAGGAGCCGCCATGAGATCAGAGGCCACCGCTGCTGCAGAGCATAAGG GCAAGGTCATCATGCACGACCCCTTCGCTATGCGGCCCTTCTTTGGCTACAACTTCGGCAAGTACCTGGCGCACTGGCTGAGCATGGCCCACCGCCCAGCAGCCAAGTTGCCCAAGATCTTCCACGTCAACTGGTTCCGGAAAGACAAAGACGGCAAGTTCCTCTGGCCCGGATTTGGTGAGAACTCCCGTGTGCTGGAGTGGATGTTCGGACGCATCGAAGGGGAAGACAGCGCCAAGCTCACTCCCATTGGCTACGTCCCTAAGGAAGACGCCCTGAACTTGAAAGGCCTGGGGGACGTCAACGTGGAGGAGCTGTTCGGAATCTCTAAGGAATTctgggagaaggaggtggaggagatcGACAAGTATCTAGAGGACCAGGTCAACGCCGACCTCCCTTACGAAATAGAGAGGGAGCTCCGAGCCCTGAAACAGAGAATCAGCCAGATGTAA